GCGAGGTGTTCAGCCTGATCGACGGCCACCCAGAGGAGCAcacccacacctgggacacggAAGAGGTGGGGTCGGCGTGCGGGCTGACCACTGAAGGATCAGAGATGGACTCGGCGACTATCTCATACGTAGATTCCTTGCTGAGGGAGGACTGCGGGGGCAGCAAGAGTCCACACAGGGCTgaatgggaggaagaggaggaggggagcatGATAGAGGTGAACGGAGTCGGGCTTTCCGTTAAAGTGCCTGACGTTGTGATGGGGTCACATGAACGTGCGATGGTGGGAGTCAGGATGGAGAGTGAGCGGTTCCAGAGCGCTACGGATGTGCTCGCACGCCACTATGGCGTCAGCCTCTTAAAGGGACAGAGCAGGATGGAGGCAGGAGATTCAGATAAGGCCTTCATGAACCAGCCGAAGAAGAAAATGTGCTACAGCTACATGGACGACGACGACGAAATCAAAGTCTGAAGGGAGCAAATCATAGATCTTTGATgacaatttttaaaaaagttaccTGATTCTCTATAATTCCAATCATATAAATCCTTTTCATGGTTGCCAAGGCTGGTTCTTATGAGGGGATGACCATGAAAACTACAACGGGGATCCTGGGTTCCTTACTTCGGTGTAATCGTACTCTAAGGATGTAAAGTTTTGATGCAAACCTGCTGCTGAATGTATCTGAGAGGGGACTCGATGCTGCACGCTTCCTGATCTGCACATTAAGGATGACTGCTTTTTATAACAATAGActgaaacaaaaagaacacaTGGAAAGTGAGGATGTGCCAGAGAATGTAGATAAGATGGTGTCAAAGGAAATACCACCATTACTCAATATAGAAATTGCAAAGTTTGTCGTAGACTTCCTCATAcgtgaagggaaaaaaagagtgcACTACCGAGAGCACAGTGAGGAAGTGAGAGTtggaaaaatatatttaatcttTCTGCATCTTTGTGGCATCACTACAattttttttgtcagctttTTCACTCAGGAATATAAcaccaggaaagaaaaaaagggaagagaTCAGGAATCTCGGAATGTGTGAAACCTCGTGAGATGAAccaaagcaacacaaacactacaTGGACTGAGGGAATATGAAACGTAAATGTTGGACTTTGCTCGATGCAACTACAGCCTGAACCATATAATTATTCATTTTATGCTGCAGACCTCCTATATAGATACTCCGTGCACctttatttgatttaaattctgACTCCTGTATTGCTTTTTATAGAAGAATTGTCATTTATATGTTCGTTTATACAACTGTACATGAAGACTGACCTCCTATAGATATGTACCTACAGTATGAGCACCTGCAGTACATAGTGCAATTCACATCCATATGCTGCAGTCAGTACCAATGATATACTATGATGCTATGAATTGAcaataaagatgtttttaattaGGTGTGCGTTTGATTACATTGTTTTAGTTACTTTTGGGGTTGGTTTAAAGGAATATTCCACCCAAAATCCTTGACCATATTTTGAAGAAGTGGCTGTAATTTGTTAAATATGAAACTCCAACTCAGTGTTAAGGTTCATTAGTTAATTTTCCTCAGCTTACACAAGCACTGttcatttatacatttatagaaAATGCCACCCTAAAACACTTATTATTTCTGTGACCATTAAGATATGGGaaatataaaatgtcagaataaataaaaagggaCTTGCTGAAACATCACCAAATTCAGTGTagaggtaaaaacaaaataagtgTTTCTGCTGCCAGTAAACTAGATAAAGATAGAtaaaaatttgtttttttcactgtgcTATAGAAGGGACCTCTTTTGCCTGTGATGGTGGAGGAAGCGGTGGAGGGCAGTTTGGAGCTCTGAGTCCGGGCTTCTTCGCCGGAGGCTTTTTGAGGCTAGGTTGTAGAGCTCTGGGTGCGGCCATCGGCCGAGGCCTAGAAGTgtccgctgctgctgcctcgGCTGTAGTTGGGGGTGGAGGGGCCTGGGCCTTGGGAGGTGCCGGAGGCCTGGGTTTGGTGAACTGAATGGTCACCTGATCATTGGCTTTGGTTGGGTTGAATGTTCTCTTTGCTGTGAGGTTGTAAAACAAAGATGGTGGGAAAATAAGGCTCATGCTTGTCATGCTACACACATAATATCACAACATCAGACAGATAAGGAAAAGAATTTAAGCCTCTGTTGACCAGTGAGGCAGTTACAACAGTGTGAGAGATGACGCACGAACATAGAGACTGATATTTTTGGTCAGTGGTgagagacttcctgtttcctgtgtacACCCTAGTTGTTACAACAAGACTTGTAGATTGACTTTTCTTCCCTCAGCTTGCACAAACAAGCCTCAATTCTGACTTTGTCACACAGAAAAGAGCAAAAGTACAGAATCCTTGCAGGATATTACAACAGGCCTGGTCCCTCAGCCCAAAAATAACAGTGAATGAAAGGGCTTCTGTTTAAGGAAGTGTATTATAAAccacttaaagggacagtacacGAATATTACATGTGATTATATGTGAAATCCTGGTGATGCCATTGTGCTGTCTTATCTTCTTGTATTGGGTTTTTACTTACGTTTATATGGTGATGCTATCTTCACAAGTGCTTTGGGTGAGTCTGGTGGTGCTTCCAAAATTGGCTCCAGCTGGCTCTGATCCGAGCACTGCTTCTGGGTGGGACTCTTTGTCTGACCCGCGTTTGGCGCTGATCCTGCTGCTCTAGGAATCGGGGCTGGGTTCTGGTTTGAGCTACATGAATAGGAAGCACTGGAGGCCAGAGTGGGGCTGGGATTGAGGAAAGGTGAGCCACTGGAAGTTGTGTTTTGATGGGCTGAttgtggtggtgctgctgcctcctctgctgctgggcCCGCCCATGTGGAGGTGCTGCTGCGACTGGTAACAGAGCCGGATTTCACCAGGAAGAAGCTGCTACTGTCCTGAGACGCTGTGCTGAggtacagagacagagaaggttTGATGATTCCAACTGTTTTTGTAGCCACAGTGCATTAGAATAGAGCCGCTTCTCAGTCAGGAAGTGTGACATTGTTTTATTAACAATAATTGGTGGCAGGGTGGGAAGGTGGTACCTGTTTGTCTTGGAGACTGGGAGGTGAtaagaggagatggaggaggcggTGGATGATGAGGAAACTGTTCTGCTCAGTCTCTCCTTTTCTGAAAAGAAAGACTGCGCAGCAGGAGGAGGTACATCTGGAACATCGGGTAAGTCTGGAATCTCAAAGGATaaagctgacaaaaaaaaaaacagtttcaggGGTGCCTCTTCAGATAATATTTCATATAGCGAGTGGTCAAGAAGCATGAATGTTTGGCATACCTTCAGGGAAGAGACTGGAGCTGTACTGAATAAGAGGCTCGATGACTGTCACCACCTGGACTGATGAGGCTGATGCCATGTCAAACAGAGCTGCTTCccttcagagacacaaacacacacaccacaactcAGACTGCACTAAACTTGTCAAGCCCATAATGGCAGCTtgttttgctaaaaaaaaaaaaaaaaaacgctgccCGTTGAGAATTGACCACAGACTCTATCAGCTTCTCCTTCACAGAAATATGCTCACAGGCCAATGCATGTGTTTTATCTGCTCACAGGATGCTGTGGTTGTGTGCAAGCTTGTTTGGTAGATTAAATGTGTAGTGGTGGAAGATCCTTCACTCAAAATAGACGTGTTATTTCAGATTTGGAcatatactatatactatatactccaaaagaagaagaagtagattTGAGGAGTCCATATCACCACACAGTGCAGCCAAGGCTGTCAAAAACTGTGGAAAGTCCAAcatttccttttaaaatgtacagtaaaaaggagggtaatgccacatttttaTAAAGTATGTGAAGCCAGCAATAGAAAGGTTTTATAATTACGCACCCCTCAGCTCGTGGCCAGAGCAGGTTTGGTCCCAGGACGATGGCGATGTTACTGGGTGTCATCTTGTTAACAGCTTGCTGTTCAGataacagagacaaaaactggACAAggtacctgaaaaaaaaacaaagtcgaCTGGGTAAAGGCAGTTTGAAATGTTTGATCATgtgacactgaaaaaaaaaaaacatggctgcccACCTGAGGTTGTTGTAGTTTTCAGGTGGTAGTTTCTTCAGGAGCAACTTGAACTGTTCCAGCTTCTCATTCAGGTCTTTTTCCCTGTGagaagaaaaatgtcaaaactcaaaaaaaaaaacaacaacaaggagaaatgtaggtgtgagtgtaagGATCATACGCACCCCGCTGCTTTAAACCAGTCGTTATAGAGTTCAAAGGTCATCAGAGGTTCGGGAAGTTCTCGAAGGTAACACTTCAAAGCTCCTGTCAACAAATTCAGAGATAAATCTCATTAGAGAAACAATAATATTTATGAAACCTTAACGTCTGTGAGAGCTTTTATTTCCTTCTTGGTTCATGGGAAATGGTACATTTTACATTACTGGacgcagcagcagagagagagagatgtgctTGGAGAAAACAGAAGAGGAACTGAGTTGTGAAGATAAGCTCTGAAAgtcacagtgacagagaagacacagaaaATCAACTGTAATAAAAACTCAAGAAGAagttaaaggaaaaaaagatccATGCGTACCTGCCACAGCATGAGGGTCCATGCTGAAGTCACTGTGGTCTACATTCCCCTGATCCAGACAAGTCTTCAATCTCTTGACcactgaggctgcagctgccaAACGAAACAAACCCTGAGGAAGGAGAGACGTGGAGAAACAGGCGATCAAACTATTTTACAAGGGAATTCAAGCATGAATTCAAGCAACACTAGAGAATAAGAAAAGTATGACTTAAAGCAGCTAATAAAGTGTAATGATCTCCACTGTGAACCCTGTGGTGTCGTCTTACCTCCTCCCTCATGCCTGTCCTCAGCAGCATGTGAATACACTCCTGGATCGGCACAGCGATTTCTCTGTTGCTTTGAGACAGGTGTGAGAGCAGATCCTCCCCATACACCTTCTGACCGGAGAGGCTTGGTGCTGGGCCTGAGGAGCCAGGTCAGcacaaaaatgaaacaacaacacatataGATTTATCAtcacagcagtgtgaacagCCCTCACCTTTCTGATTGTGGTTCTCCTTAAGCTCgctgatgtttttttccaggAACTCGACTGAATTTTTGTGGTATTCTGCTTGCAGCTCGAGGAGCTGTGGGTGAAGAAACAAGAGAAGTgatggattttaaaaaaaaacaatctgtggTTAGATTGAAAAATGCaacagaaaatgttttgttagtcggaaaacaaaaaacactacaGCAACTCACATGGATGAAGTGATTAGCATAGTCATCCTCCTTAGTTGCGAAGTGATAGAGGTCTGCAGAGTACTGGTCctgcagtgacagaaaaacagagaggtcagaggttcaGGGCCTCGTCTGCATCAGCCCAGGTGGTTATAAAAGGAAACACAGGTACCCTGATGCTCTCCAACTTCCTCCAAGCTTCTTCCACTTCCTCCCTCAGCCCATCCTGCTTTGCCTGGGGCCCAGTGCTGGCCTGGctcctgaccacacacacacacacacaaagaaatatgTGTGGTTAAACTATAACACAAACAATCCCAAGCGAGGCTGTGTAACTCACTTTATTTTAGCATTGTTCCAGTCCAGAGTGAGCTTTGCAAACTGCTTCTTGTTCTTAAGGATTTCTGGTAGATCATCCtgaatggaaaacaagtaaattATAttactttataaataaaaattgattacacacacacacacgagtaaTGCACTAAAGTTTCTTTTTTGAAGTATGAAGCATTTTCACTTCACCTCACTGAGTTTGTTGAGCGGCTCCAGGACTTCCTTCTCCACCTTCATCTCAAAGTCTGCCAGCATGTTGGCAAGTATCTTCTCCATGAAACAACACATCTCCAGCACCctcctaccacacacacacatttaaaactataaaaatacatttacaataagATCCAGAGAAGGATTAAAAGGAAGCAATGACCACATACTCTATTATGTTCTTCACCCATCAATTCACACATTATACACCATAACATAAGGTACATTACAGCTGGTaactatatataaaacacaaacacatggctTTGGTCACAAGCCGTAGACAGGatcctctttctttttcatctagaactgaaaaactgaaagcctccacacaagcaaacaaaagtcacaaggttttcacatgACAACACAACAGCTGATTCAGAGTCCAGGtgtagaaaatggatggatgtgttgATGTACTGATGGAGGATCAAACCTGTCACCTGATTGAGGACTCTGCATCAAAGTCTTTGAGGCTTTCGGCCATGCTGATGGACAGCAGCATCAGAGGAAGCTTTTTCTGTGGAGAGAAAAGCAGCTGTGACACTTTGAACTCAGCTACGTTAAAGGTTTTGCAGACACCTTGTAGATGCAGGGGTCTCATCACCATTCGTTTTTCAGCCTCCAGTCCGGGCTGACTCTGCATGCAGCACTGCAGCTTCTTATGGAGGACCTGAGCTGCCTTCTTGGCCGGTTCCACTCGCTGCTCCACCTTTatttacacagagacacagacacatgcagggAAGCTTATGATCAGAACAACATGCAGCTGAACAAACCAACTTTAATATCATGAATatactagaaaagggcattttctgaagaaaatgcaagtttgattgctgcagctgaagcattgctttgaacactgatgtgaaggattgctctgattctccagcaatttagagctttgtatgcctctgtgtgtcagcctatcaccatggtaacagcagaggagacctcaaaaaccactccaaatttgagagcctggtgtgcggaaatgattcggaattagaaagttctgaatacaagtttgatagagcagcatctaatgagcgttttaagactaaaatgtagcttgaaatttgtaggaggagatacatttggcagatgagcctcgttgaagggctctctcatagactcctatgttaaaatgATGCATAAATTGCTTAACATTTGGAAaatgaaaaattataattttttgaaacaaacttgaagttgacccggaatgtcctctgtgagatgaacattttgatagttaaatggctgaaatcggtcaatgtatgctgaagatacgctgccccaataaaacgtacggaagaagaagaagaaaaagaaagagggtgaagaacaatagtttgatcgcctagcaacggcaatcaaactaattagtTGCTTCTCACCATAACCAGGTCCTCATGTAGGAGCTCGGTGGCATCTTGTGACCTGCAGACATTTTAGCAACAAATGAGAGTTACATACACCCCCACACTGCGATATGCTACCTTTAAGGCCAGTGAGAAATCAAAGGTAAGGAAAGGACATTTTGACTAACAAGCACCACAAACAGCTCAATAGCTGAGTGTGGGCTGTTTCTGTGGTTATGCTCAAAACTGAGGGAAGCAGATTCAACAGAGGTGACAACTTTTGAGCTTCTAAACTCTTGTGTCACACCAAAAGGAAGCCCAACCCAGTTCACAGCATGGTCATAACTGCTTCACTACCTACACGGTGTCATTTCTTATTTCCTGACATTTCAGAACATAAGAAGGGAGAAAAACCTGGACATGGCTGAACCACTCACCAGTTCCTCTTTAACGTGTGTAGAACAAGTGTTAGTGTTAAGCAGTGGAAATCGTTCAAGACTGTAGGGTAGGTGgaagcaaaagtgtgtgataggtgtgtgtgtgtgtgtgtgtgtttgcatgagtgCACAGTTTCAGTACAAACTGAGAACTGGGTGAAGTGCTGCTGTGGTAGTTGGAGCCCacgctgctctgctgcagatgcATGCTATGTAGGTTTATTATTAAACCAGACTGTGTCAGAGGTAAAGGTGGCATGGTCTGCTAACACGCATATTTAGCCCTGCAGCATGAAGGTtagtaccaaaaaaaaaaacccaagtgTGGGTGGATGATTTGGTCACCCACGTTTGTCAGTCAACTAGTTTGTTTCGACTCAAAGATATCATTACACCATCAGGGCGACCAGGTGAATGCCAAGACATTCCACAGcctgaaatgatttttttcatttacataaaAGCTTTACTTTATCCTTAAACACCACATTAGTAACTGTGAAAACGAGAACATGAACATTTCCTCAAAGTAACACCACAACTGAATAATGAAGAGAAGTGCGCATAGATTTTCACCAAATATAGGACATTATGTTGCCAAAATTGAGGAAAATTAAATAAGTACTTAGCTTAAAGATAATGTGAACTTAAGGGTTGCATAAGCTGTGACACTACAACAATGAGAGCCACCACAACTTCACCCTTAGACCTgattatgcatttatttttaacagctAAGTAACTGTGGTCACCACCATAAAACATAACGAAACCTGTGAGCTCACACAAAACCTAGAAAACCCTTAAATGTAGTCTTAACATAAGTGTTCAATATATGAATGagttaaaacacaaatattaacAGACAGGCTTACTTTGCCGCAGAGCCGAACTGCTTCAAGATGCTCAGAGACTGCCGGAGCATGCTGGCAGTGAAGTCCAACCAGCTTTTCTAACCGACTCTCTCAGACCTGTTCAGGGTCCCACTCAGGGTCTGGCTCTGTCACTTCATCAGGATGAAAAGGTACAGACCTGCCACCCTTCCTTTGGTGGTggttgtttgtcagtgtgtgtgtgtgtgttttggttgtcaGTTTTCGTTCTTGTTTTAGGAGTGCGCTCGTAAGTCACATCTAAGAGTAGTCAGCAAATGAGGAAGTTGCACAGATGAAATGTGAGCTGCGAGAAGGGAAGAGAAATCCTTTTCAGGTTTGCCTGTCACCACACTATGACTTAGCATTAAGCCTAGAGAAAGATGCAACACTGATAATTGTATTCAGAGAGGGGACTTTATAAGTATTTGATTTCTGTATGACACCATCACCATGTATTGTGCTGCAGTGTTACATGTTGCTGCATGcatacttttttaaaatcatgCTCACCTTTGCTGGGGATAACGTGTACTTCTCTAAATGCTAAGTGTGCTTTTACGAGTTAAAGGGATGTGAAATGGCAAAAAGAGGAAACCATCAATGCTGCtaacatttttacagttttacatgTCAGCTTAAAAATATTACTTCAGAACAGACATTACCATCCagcttaaatgttttttttcctattaaGAAAATTTTTGCATTTAAAACTAGCTGTAAAGATCAAGCTTACAACCTGTCCTTGCTTAAGTTTCAAAAACAAGCTTTTCTTGTTTTGCCTTCTTTTTAGgtcaaaacttaaaaaaatcaaacataatTTAGTGACTCAGAGTTTGCTTTtaatccagctgcagcagtagATGCAAAACCAGACACTTAAGATTTTCTCTCACTCTTCAACAGTACCGAGTCATCTGTAACAGACAGCCACATGACTGGCTCTGCCTTATCTGTCAAACATTCAAATGATAATGATGAAACTAGATATTATGAAAGTGGTATGGGGAAAATGACCCTCAAAACGTGCACTAAGTGACACCAGttcctgtgtgtgcattagGGAAGGAGCTTACCTAACTGAAGTGTCACATTACACCTTCTAACCTACATTTTAGccaacagtgctgctgggctgATGATGAGCCTGCAAAGTTAAAGGGACAAACATCAGTATCTCGTCACAAGCACTCTCCCCATCCTCATGGCAAAAACGGCACCTAACCTTTGGCAGAGCATCTGAAGCTGCAGGTGGAAGCTGCACTAACCCTGGTTGCTGACAGgtgctgccccctagtggtgaGATTGGAAAATACATGCTCGCATGCATGCAACTTTTTCCCCCCAGTGTCCAACACTGgccagtaaaacacaaacaactgaaACATCAACACtgacaacataaacacaaaaacagccatGTATCTATCAATGATCTTTATTTTCTAAAATGATTTCAAATACATTACATTGTGGCGACATTTCCTAAACTTTGTGATGTCAGACATTTGTTACGTGAACTACTTCCATAATATAAGGAGAGCAGCTTTTCTGATTAATGTAATTCCAAATCTACAAAATACGGAGTTACTGTTACATTTCAAACGACTTGTATTGAATCCACTTTAATCaaattaatgttttaatttttatttgcGCTataggagaggggggggggggggggggggggggaaccTGTCAGACAATTTGGGGATCAGAGGCGTCAATGTGAAGGACTGCAGCCCATAAAAGTACACCTGCAGTAATAAAGTAACCCTCTGTAGGTTTGTTGTGGCACAAAAACAGGCAAAAGACAGTGATTGGTCCCGTGAAAGGCAACAAAAAACTATCTTAGCTACAGTGGATAACGTCTAaaacagagcagttactgaggTGCCTCAGATGTTTACCACCATCAGGATTCTAATTTGGAAAATTCAAGTGCTTTTCCTGCTTTGAACAAGACTCCCAAACAAATTCTGAAGGTATGGAATCTTTAAATTGACAGCAATAAATTGATCTTTAACATTTAGAATAAAATCCATGATGGTCAAGTGAACTAAATATTTCCTACTTTCTTGACATGCTGCGGAAGGGACCATTAATTGATTTTAGTGCATAGCCAATTTAAAACAGTGATCAAATAAAGGAGAGCGTATGCTGGGTCAATGTTCCAGTACAATTTGGATGAACAAACAGTGAACTCCATAGTATATTTAACAAATGTCAAGTTTTTCCTCTGAATAATGTTCTTTTCTCCGTCCATCACTGGTTTGCCTTCTTACAAAACAGACGAGATGGGAAGAAAAGTAAAGCACCAAAGAAATCCTCATGCAGGCTCACTGTAATACCGGTCCTGTAAAGTTCAATTAGGgtatactttaaaaaaaactgtataaaCCAAAAGGAATGGAAATAAT
This window of the Parambassis ranga chromosome 6, fParRan2.1, whole genome shotgun sequence genome carries:
- the sh3bp1 gene encoding SH3 domain-binding protein 1 encodes the protein MLRQSLSILKQFGSAAKSQDATELLHEDLVMVEQRVEPAKKAAQVLHKKLQCCMQSQPGLEAEKRMKKLPLMLLSISMAESLKDFDAESSIRRVLEMCCFMEKILANMLADFEMKVEKEVLEPLNKLSEDDLPEILKNKKQFAKLTLDWNNAKIKSQASTGPQAKQDGLREEVEEAWRKLESIRDQYSADLYHFATKEDDYANHFIHLLELQAEYHKNSVEFLEKNISELKENHNQKGPAPSLSGQKVYGEDLLSHLSQSNREIAVPIQECIHMLLRTGMREEGLFRLAAAASVVKRLKTCLDQGNVDHSDFSMDPHAVAGALKCYLRELPEPLMTFELYNDWFKAAGEKDLNEKLEQFKLLLKKLPPENYNNLRYLVQFLSLLSEQQAVNKMTPSNIAIVLGPNLLWPRAEGEAALFDMASASSVQVVTVIEPLIQYSSSLFPEALSFEIPDLPDVPDVPPPAAQSFFSEKERLSRTVSSSSTASSISSYHLPVSKTNSTASQDSSSFFLVKSGSVTSRSSTSTWAGPAAEEAAAPPQSAHQNTTSSGSPFLNPSPTLASSASYSCSSNQNPAPIPRAAGSAPNAGQTKSPTQKQCSDQSQLEPILEAPPDSPKALVKIASPYKPKRTFNPTKANDQVTIQFTKPRPPAPPKAQAPPPPTTAEAAAADTSRPRPMAAPRALQPSLKKPPAKKPGLRAPNCPPPLPPPSQAKEVPSIAQ